The Lonchura striata isolate bLonStr1 chromosome 6, bLonStr1.mat, whole genome shotgun sequence nucleotide sequence CTGTGGAGAAGCACATCCCAGGATTCAAAGCTTATTTAATGGGATGGACATGGAAAGAACTTCAGGGCTTctggaatagaatagaatagaatagaatagaatagaatagaatagaatagaatagaatagaatagaatagaatagggACTGGGAAAGCCAGGATACCCCCACTGAGGGACTAGGACTTTTCCCACCCAAGGTTTGTTTTGTGGTTGAATACAACCAGCCTGGTGGGCATATTTTTAATTCTCACTATTCCTTGCTTTTCAGCTCAGGTATTCCACTGAAGACTGCTCCTTCGAGGAGGAGATTCGCCCAGACGGCTACAATGTGTATAGATCCAAAAAACACGGAATATCAGTGTCTTTGAGCAGTGCCAAACAAAGACAGCAGTTCAAGGGGAAAGATTTCCTTCCCCTGTCTCACTTCTTGCCCATGATCAACACTGTGCCCATGGAGTCAGCAGACTTTGGTGAATATGGTGATTACAGCCAGGCCTTTGAGCCAGAGGCCTTCTCCTCGCCTCTGGAGACGGACAGCATGGACCCCTTTGGCATCGCCTCCAAACTGTCCCTAGTGAAGAGCCCTAGCTTCCAAAACTGACTGTGCTCCCAACATGTGTTCACAGAAATACTGAAGAGTACTGCAGGGTTTGTAGCTTTTTGTGTAGTGGTATTTGGGaacttttttgtgtgtttgagTATGGAGCCAGCCATGTCCTTGTTGTACCTGTAAGAGATGAGTGCCA carries:
- the FGF19 gene encoding fibroblast growth factor 19, coding for MGLRPAALALLALAAAAASALPLPLPDAGPHLNYGWGEPIRLRHLYTASKHGLFSCFLRIGADGLVDAAGSQSPQSLLEIRAVAVRTVAIKGVQSSRYLCMDEAGRLHGQLRYSTEDCSFEEEIRPDGYNVYRSKKHGISVSLSSAKQRQQFKGKDFLPLSHFLPMINTVPMESADFGEYGDYSQAFEPEAFSSPLETDSMDPFGIASKLSLVKSPSFQN